A region of Streptomyces sp. NBC_01750 DNA encodes the following proteins:
- a CDS encoding glycosyltransferase family 87 protein — MTTHRTAPPGHDSTGVPGTALPGTPAPLGGLPRPAQATALCAVWAATRVGMLLLLIVDHVGDSGVAGEVHTLYRHWYEQLGQGAFPLNDATWQYPPGAALVFLSPGALPWLTYFQAFVAITLAADAVVTLALAHAGTRGAWMWVCGLPLLLHLPFARYDVQVTALAVLALLAMRRRPLLGGALAGIGAMVKVWPLLTVLGTPRGRTTRAAWLSAAASAAALLAVLSVGFTHSLDFLRQQGARGVQIESLGGTALQLARKAGWPGRIRYQYGAFEFIGPYVSSVARLSLLLTGAAFCWLLLWRVRARRWSAATPFDAAFAAVLLFTVTSRVISPQYLIWLVGLAAVCLTSRHTTQRPVALLMLPAAALSALAYPVLYDDVLGGTPLGCLIMVVRNGLLVAAALLSCRLLWTATAAR, encoded by the coding sequence ATGACGACTCATCGGACCGCACCGCCCGGCCATGACTCCACCGGTGTGCCCGGGACCGCACTCCCCGGCACCCCGGCGCCCCTCGGTGGCCTGCCCCGGCCGGCGCAGGCCACCGCCCTCTGCGCCGTCTGGGCAGCCACCCGCGTAGGGATGCTGCTCCTGCTCATCGTCGACCACGTCGGCGACAGCGGCGTCGCCGGCGAGGTGCACACCCTCTACCGGCACTGGTACGAGCAGCTCGGCCAGGGCGCGTTCCCCCTGAACGACGCCACCTGGCAGTACCCGCCCGGCGCGGCGCTGGTGTTCCTCTCCCCCGGCGCGCTGCCCTGGCTCACCTACTTCCAGGCCTTCGTCGCCATCACTCTCGCCGCCGACGCCGTCGTCACCCTCGCTCTCGCCCACGCCGGAACGCGCGGCGCCTGGATGTGGGTGTGCGGGCTGCCGCTGCTGCTGCATCTGCCCTTCGCGCGGTACGACGTCCAGGTCACCGCCCTCGCCGTGCTCGCGCTGCTGGCGATGCGCCGCCGGCCGCTGCTCGGCGGGGCGCTCGCCGGCATCGGCGCGATGGTCAAGGTCTGGCCACTGCTCACCGTGCTCGGCACGCCCCGGGGACGTACGACACGCGCCGCCTGGCTCTCGGCCGCCGCATCCGCGGCGGCGCTGCTCGCCGTTCTCTCGGTCGGCTTCACGCACTCACTGGACTTTCTGCGGCAGCAGGGCGCCAGAGGCGTCCAGATCGAGTCACTCGGCGGGACCGCGCTCCAGCTCGCCCGGAAGGCGGGCTGGCCGGGCCGGATCAGGTACCAGTACGGAGCCTTCGAGTTCATCGGCCCCTATGTGTCGAGCGTGGCGCGGCTCTCGCTGCTGCTGACCGGCGCGGCGTTCTGCTGGCTGCTGCTGTGGCGGGTCAGGGCCCGGCGCTGGAGTGCGGCCACACCTTTCGACGCCGCGTTCGCCGCCGTACTGCTCTTCACCGTCACCAGCCGGGTGATCAGCCCGCAGTATCTGATCTGGCTGGTCGGACTGGCCGCGGTCTGCCTCACCTCCCGGCACACCACCCAGCGCCCGGTCGCGCTGCTCATGCTGCCCGCCGCCGCGCTGAGTGCGCTGGCCTATCCCGTGCTCTACGACGACGTGCTGGGCGGCACTCCGCTCGGCTGTCTGATCATGGTCGTACGGAACGGGCTGCTGGTCGCGGCCGCTCTGCTCTCCTGCAGGCTGCTGTGGACTGCCACAGCCGCGCGATAG
- a CDS encoding serine/threonine-protein kinase: MPNGGLEPLRADDPREIAGYALEARIGEGGMGTVFLTRTGEGRPVALKLIRREHAQSESFRKRFAREVEAARRVHGHHLVPVVDHDAEAARPWLATRYVPGLPLDDALAGHGPLPLKSVLQLTACAAHALDAVHTAGVIHRDVKPGNLLLTTEGPWLLDFGIARAVGTASMTTVGRMVGTPKYMSPEHALGKQLTPASDVFTLGLVAAEAAAGRHPYGEGGGLVVATRIAGTDHEPPDLGAHPAVLREVLRACLAARPEERPTAAEVAQHCRLAAGRDVRDFDGWLPKPLAAALAGIERAARDPRASGWLTRIRRAP; this comes from the coding sequence ATGCCGAATGGGGGGCTTGAGCCGCTGCGGGCCGACGACCCGCGGGAGATCGCGGGTTATGCGCTCGAGGCGAGGATCGGCGAAGGCGGGATGGGCACCGTCTTTCTCACCCGCACCGGCGAAGGACGACCCGTCGCGCTGAAGCTGATCCGCCGCGAGCATGCGCAGAGCGAGAGCTTCCGGAAACGGTTCGCCCGCGAGGTCGAGGCGGCACGCCGCGTGCACGGGCACCACCTCGTACCGGTCGTCGACCATGACGCGGAGGCCGCCCGGCCCTGGCTCGCCACCCGGTACGTACCGGGGCTGCCGCTCGACGACGCGCTGGCCGGACACGGGCCGCTGCCGCTGAAGAGCGTGCTCCAGCTGACCGCCTGCGCGGCCCACGCGCTGGACGCCGTACACACCGCAGGGGTCATCCACCGCGATGTGAAGCCGGGCAATCTGCTGCTCACCACGGAAGGGCCGTGGCTGCTCGACTTCGGCATCGCGCGGGCCGTCGGGACCGCGTCCATGACCACCGTCGGCCGGATGGTCGGCACGCCCAAGTACATGTCTCCCGAGCACGCGCTCGGTAAGCAACTCACGCCCGCATCCGATGTGTTCACGCTCGGGCTCGTCGCCGCCGAGGCCGCCGCCGGACGCCATCCGTACGGAGAGGGCGGCGGTCTTGTGGTCGCCACCCGGATCGCCGGCACCGACCACGAGCCGCCGGATCTCGGCGCGCATCCGGCGGTGCTGCGCGAGGTGCTGAGGGCCTGCCTCGCCGCCCGGCCCGAGGAGCGGCCGACGGCGGCGGAGGTGGCCCAGCACTGCCGACTGGCGGCGGGACGCGACGTACGGGACTTCGACGGCTGGCTGCCGAAGCCGCTCGCGGCGGCCCTGGCAGGGATCGAGCGGGCCGCCAGGGACCCGAGGGCATCGGGCTGGCTGACCAGAATCCGCCGGGCCCCCTGA